The Corvus moneduloides isolate bCorMon1 chromosome 25, bCorMon1.pri, whole genome shotgun sequence genome includes a window with the following:
- the LOC116455779 gene encoding myelin protein zero-like protein 2 — translation MRGRTWLGAALVLGVQLRALWLAAAVEVHTAKEVVAVNGTNQRLKCTFSSSSPVSDQLLVSWNFQPEDLSSHEPVFRYLKEPYKPPSGRFKERVTWDGNIERNDVSIIIWNLQPTDNGTFTCQVTNRPDVYGTIGEVRLRVVQKVTFSEIHFLAIAIGSASGLMIIVVTAVIICRQHRRKARDKRIEVADTELKEKESLKMREEKEPIPLED, via the exons ATGCGCGGCCGCACCTGGCTGGGCGCTGCGCTCGTCCTTGGGGTGCAGCTCCGAG CGCTGTGGCTGGCGGCAGCAGTGGAAGTTCACACTGCCAAGGAGGTGGTTGCCGTGAACGGGACCAACCAGCGGCTGAAATGcaccttttccagcagcagccccgtGAGCGATCAGCTGTTAGTGAGCTGGAACTTCCAGCCCGAGGACCTGAGCTCTCACGAGCCG GTATTTCGCTACCTGAAGGAGCCCTACAAGCCCCCCTCTGGAAGGTTTAAAGAGCGAGTCACCTGGGATGGGAACATCGAGCGTAACGATGTTTCCATCATCATCTGGAACCTGCAGCCCACTGACAACGGGACCTTCACCTGCCAGGTGACAAACCGGCCAGATGTCTATGGCACCATCGGGGAGGTGCGACTCCGGGTTGTGCAGAAAG TGACTTTCTCAGAAATCCATTTCCTGGCCATTGCCATCGGATCGGCCTCTGGCCTGATGATCATCGTGGTGACAGCTGTGATTATCTGTCGGCAGCATCGCAGGAAAGCACGAGACAAGAGGATCGAGGTGGCAGACACTGAGCT TAAAGAAAAGGAGAGTCTGAAgatgagggaagaaaaggaaccCATTCCATTGGAAGACTAA
- the MPZL3 gene encoding myelin protein zero-like protein 3: protein MRRRGAAGAGGRLLLLLLLLPLLLDVCNVLSLEIKASPKVRAFVGEQVLLKCSFKSSSPITESLLVDWTYRPLAGGQMETVFHYQSVPHPTTAGKFKDRISWVGNVANGDASIAIQSPVLSDNGTFICSVKNPPDVYHNIPQTVLVVTERGLAFQLTSAALLSILVFLPSILVVILLLVRMGRKFQLMKEKGKCGYKKSSIEVSDEPEHTDTAGCGGKLREWCLNCVDTDEEDPY from the exons ATGCGGCGccgaggggcggcgggggccggcggccgcctcctcctcctcctcctcctcctcccgctgctGCTCG ATGTCTGCAATGTTCTTTCCCTGGAAATTAAAGCCAGTCCTAAAGTCCGAGCTTTTGTGGGTGAGCAAGTGCTGCTGAAATGCTCCTTCAAATCCAGCTCCCCCATCACGGAGAGCCTGCTGGTGGACTGGACCTACCGTCCCCTTGCTGGGGGCCAGATGGAGACA GTTTTTCATTATCAGTCTGTTCCACACCCCACAACAGCGGGGAAGTTCAAAGACAGGATATCCTGGGTTGGGAATGTTGCTAACGGTGATGCTTCCATCGCTATCCAAAGCCCAGTGCTCAGTGACAACGGGACGTTCATCTGCAGCGTGAAGAACCCTCCGGACGTTTATCACAACATTCCCCAGACAGTGCTGGTGGTTACAGAGCGGG GCCTGGCCTTCCAGCTgacctcagcagctctgctctccatccTGGTGTTTCTCCCTTCCATCCTCGTGGTCattctgctgctggtgaggaTGGGGAGGAAATTCCAGCTgatgaaggagaaaggaaaatgtggcTACAAGAAATCCTCCATCGAAGTGTCTGATGA GCCTgagcacacagacacagccGGCTGCGGGGGAAAACTCAGGGAGTGGTGCCTGAACTGTGTG GACACGGATGAGGAAGATCCATACTGA
- the LOC116455774 gene encoding junctional adhesion molecule-like isoform X1, translated as MLFHLFFPGREPGEQKCWRLRCHVQKQGDVKATRCPCPFSPDLFGRGDLDVSALAHAAQLSEKMLLSLTLLLTWLERCSGAAGVFMEPQLQARAGDSVLLRCLFLDPDSKGWTLHKVDWLHKAGAGTQEELVFYYYSNYGVPVGRFKNRVQWQGNMSRWDGSIRLQDARVNDSGIYECELRLLQNSSIFRSRTVLHVSPAVLRGGGAADAEDAAPPRDSGFWPAVVGCGCVAVVVAFLAGLCVRKRFATNTALERMGKSSSNNKAEEAIYSSIPGAEIPKAEQEAKKKRRAEDTYITMHPSHCRDNGVYVQLAKRAIPSEWMAEGTQGDGQSKEPHSRPQEALPWAPEREK; from the exons atgctttttcatttgtttttcccaGGAAGAGAACCAGGGGAGCAGAAGTGCTGGCGACTCAGATGCCACGTGCAAAAGCAGGGAGATGTGAAGGCCACGCGGTGTCCGTGCCCTTTCTCCCCCGATCTCTTTGGGAGAGGCGATTTGGATGTGTCAGCACTGGCACACGCAGCACAGCTG AGTGAGAAGATGTTGCTGAGCCTGACCCTGCTGCTGACATGGCTGG AGCGATGCAGCGGGGCTGCCGGGGTGTTCATGGAGCCTCAGCTCCAAGCTAGGGCTGGGGACTCTGTGCTGCTGCGGTGCCTCTTCCTGGACCCCGACAGCAAGGGATGGACCCTGCACAAAGTGGACTGGCTGCacaaggcaggagctggcactCAG GAGGAGTTGGTGTTTTATTACTACAGCAACTACGGCGTCCCCGTGGGCCGCTTCAAGAACCGGGTGCAGTGGCAGGGGAACATGTCCCGCTGGGACGGCTCCATCCGGCTGCAGGACGCGCGTGTCAACGACAGCGGCATCTACGAGTGCGAGCTCCGGCTGCTCCAGAACAGCAGCATCTTCCGCAGCCGGACGGTGCTGCACGTCAGCCCCGCGGTACTCAGAG gaggaggagcagcagacgCCGAGGATGCGGCGCCCCCGAGAGACTCTGGGTTCTGGCCGGCCGTGGTGGGCTGTGGCTGCGTGGCCGTGGTGGTGGCGTTCCTGGCCGGGCTCTGCGTGAGGAAGAG GTTTGCAACCAACACGGCCCTGGAGAGGatggggaagagcagcagcaacaacaaagcAGAG GAAGCAATTTACTCCTCAATCCCTGGAGCTGAGATACCCAAGGCTGAGCaggaagcaaagaagaaaaggagagctGAGGACACGTACATAACCAtg cacccctCTCACTGCCGGGACAACGGCGTCTATGTGCAGCTGGCCAAGAGGGCGATCCCGTCGGAATGGatggcagaggggacacagggggatGGGCAGAGCAAGGAACCCCACAGCAGGCCACAGGAAGCACTTCCCTGGGCTCCAGAACGGGAGAAATAG
- the LOC116455774 gene encoding junctional adhesion molecule-like isoform X2, protein MLLSLTLLLTWLERCSGAAGVFMEPQLQARAGDSVLLRCLFLDPDSKGWTLHKVDWLHKAGAGTQEELVFYYYSNYGVPVGRFKNRVQWQGNMSRWDGSIRLQDARVNDSGIYECELRLLQNSSIFRSRTVLHVSPAVLRGGGAADAEDAAPPRDSGFWPAVVGCGCVAVVVAFLAGLCVRKRFATNTALERMGKSSSNNKAEEAIYSSIPGAEIPKAEQEAKKKRRAEDTYITMHPSHCRDNGVYVQLAKRAIPSEWMAEGTQGDGQSKEPHSRPQEALPWAPEREK, encoded by the exons ATGTTGCTGAGCCTGACCCTGCTGCTGACATGGCTGG AGCGATGCAGCGGGGCTGCCGGGGTGTTCATGGAGCCTCAGCTCCAAGCTAGGGCTGGGGACTCTGTGCTGCTGCGGTGCCTCTTCCTGGACCCCGACAGCAAGGGATGGACCCTGCACAAAGTGGACTGGCTGCacaaggcaggagctggcactCAG GAGGAGTTGGTGTTTTATTACTACAGCAACTACGGCGTCCCCGTGGGCCGCTTCAAGAACCGGGTGCAGTGGCAGGGGAACATGTCCCGCTGGGACGGCTCCATCCGGCTGCAGGACGCGCGTGTCAACGACAGCGGCATCTACGAGTGCGAGCTCCGGCTGCTCCAGAACAGCAGCATCTTCCGCAGCCGGACGGTGCTGCACGTCAGCCCCGCGGTACTCAGAG gaggaggagcagcagacgCCGAGGATGCGGCGCCCCCGAGAGACTCTGGGTTCTGGCCGGCCGTGGTGGGCTGTGGCTGCGTGGCCGTGGTGGTGGCGTTCCTGGCCGGGCTCTGCGTGAGGAAGAG GTTTGCAACCAACACGGCCCTGGAGAGGatggggaagagcagcagcaacaacaaagcAGAG GAAGCAATTTACTCCTCAATCCCTGGAGCTGAGATACCCAAGGCTGAGCaggaagcaaagaagaaaaggagagctGAGGACACGTACATAACCAtg cacccctCTCACTGCCGGGACAACGGCGTCTATGTGCAGCTGGCCAAGAGGGCGATCCCGTCGGAATGGatggcagaggggacacagggggatGGGCAGAGCAAGGAACCCCACAGCAGGCCACAGGAAGCACTTCCCTGGGCTCCAGAACGGGAGAAATAG
- the LOC116455775 gene encoding microtubule-associated protein tau-like, translating to MGAGKTRRPPGDRSGSDRAAQAPGHGVVAFAGTASLGREERDAPEPENTLVPVQQSPGEARKGQQGGRRGAGGLCCLTRVRRGSRTAGREGTGVSQQPRSANPHCTHSPFPPTLGRQSPLCSAATAPTTLQRPCATPDPPKSSSGGWFLPNPVPRLPAGKESRVSTRTKERSAALQSPGSGGRWRVPAPSAPGGVKHLKIERDSGDSAQHPETQREQRQRRPRRCPGGPGGVAGLPPASAARHPAAHPWPGDTRGGPHCPRALVLNPSVPILLPRDPFFVPFGFVPAWSQRGWWVPMRGCTRVQGLPGPGPGRLWHTWTSHA from the coding sequence ATGGGTGCAGGAAAGACAAGAAGACCTCCTGGAGACCGGAgtggcagtgacagagctgctcaggCCCCGGGACACGGGGTGGTGGCTTTTGCTGGGACAGCATcactggggagagaggagagggatgCCCCGGAGCCAGAGAACACCTTGGTTCCtgtgcagcagagccctggggagGCACggaaagggcagcagggaggcaggaggggtgcaggggggcTCTGCTGCCTGACCAGAGTCCGGAGGGGAAGCAGGACAGCCGGGAGAGAAGGCACGGGAGTGTCCCAGCAGCCCCGCTCAGCAAAccctcactgcacacacagcccttTCCCACCCACCCTGGGCAGGCAAAgcccgctctgctctgctgctacAGCTCCCACGACCCTACAAAGGCCCTGTGCGACCCCCGACCCTCCCAAATCCAGCTCCGGGGGCTGGTTCCTCCCGAATCCCGTCCCGCGGCTGCCTGCGGGAAAAGAGAGCAGGGTGTCAACGAGAACCAAGGAGCGCAGCGCGGCGCTGCAGTCTCCCGGCAGCGGTGGGAGGTGGAGGGTCCCGGCTCCCTCCGCACCTGGAGGTGTCAAACATCTAAAGATAGAGCGCGACAGCGGGGATAGCGCCCAGCACCCAGAGACACAGCGGGAGCAGCGCCAGCGCCGGCCCAGACGCTGCCCCGGCGGCCCGGGAGGGGTTGCCGGGCTCCCCCCGGCCAGCGCTGCGCGTCACCCGGCTGCTCACCCGTGGCCAGGGGACACACGTGGGGGACCCCACTGCCCGCGGGCTCTTGTCCTGAACCCCTCcgtccccatcctgctgccaaGGGACCCCTTTTTTGTCCCGTTTGGCTTTGTTCCCGCCTGGAGCCAGCGGGGCTGGTGGGTGCCCATGCGAGGCTGCACAAGGGTGCAGGGGCTCCCAGGCCCTGGGCCAGGCAGACTTTGGCACACTTGGACATCACACGCTTAG
- the SCN2B gene encoding sodium channel subunit beta-2 isoform X1 — translation MSLEAWLPQPTLFLTGLTLLLSLAPPGLGMEVMAPATINALNGSSVKLSCTFNSCYKVENKQFSLNWTYQECSNCSEELFLQFRTKIMNKQLDRFGNRVEFTGNPAKYDVSFTLKNVQLEDEGTYNCYVLNPPDRHRGHGKISLKVLTKEPPKHDSTVAVIVGASVGGFLAVVILVLMVVKCVRRKKQQRLNTDDQKTEEEGKTDGEGNPDEGTK, via the exons ATGAGCCTGGAAGCCTGGCTCCCGCAGCCCACCTTGTTCCTCACTGGCCTCACCTTGCTCCTCTCGCTGG CACCCCCGGGACTGGGCATGGAGGTCATGGCCCCTGCCACCATCAATGCCTTGAATGGCTCCTCTGTGAAGCTCTCCTGCACCTTCAACTCCTGCTACAAGGTGGAGAACAAGCAGTTTTCCCTCAACTGGACGTACCAGGAGTGCAGTAACTGCTCGGAGGAGCTG TTCCTGCAGTTCCGCACGAAGATCATGAACAAGCAGCTGGACCGCTTCGGGAACCGCGTGGAGTTCACCGGCAACCCCGCCAAGTACGACGTGTCCTTCACCCTCAAAAACGTGCAGCTGGAGGACGAGGGCACCTACAACTGCTACGTCCTGAACCCCCCAGACCGGCACCGGGGCCACGGCAAGATCAGCCTGAAGGTGCTCACCAAAG agcccccgaAGCACGACTCGACGGTGGCCGTCATCGTGGGCGCCTCTGTGGGCGGCTTCTTGGCCGTGGTGATCCTGGTGCTGATGGTGGTGAAATGCGTGCGCcggaaaaagcagcagaggctcAACACGGACGACCAGAAGAcggaggaggaagggaagacGGACGGCGAAGGCAACCCGGACGAGGGCACCAAGTAA
- the SCN2B gene encoding sodium channel subunit beta-2 isoform X2, with translation MEVMAPATINALNGSSVKLSCTFNSCYKVENKQFSLNWTYQECSNCSEELFLQFRTKIMNKQLDRFGNRVEFTGNPAKYDVSFTLKNVQLEDEGTYNCYVLNPPDRHRGHGKISLKVLTKEPPKHDSTVAVIVGASVGGFLAVVILVLMVVKCVRRKKQQRLNTDDQKTEEEGKTDGEGNPDEGTK, from the exons ATGGAGGTCATGGCCCCTGCCACCATCAATGCCTTGAATGGCTCCTCTGTGAAGCTCTCCTGCACCTTCAACTCCTGCTACAAGGTGGAGAACAAGCAGTTTTCCCTCAACTGGACGTACCAGGAGTGCAGTAACTGCTCGGAGGAGCTG TTCCTGCAGTTCCGCACGAAGATCATGAACAAGCAGCTGGACCGCTTCGGGAACCGCGTGGAGTTCACCGGCAACCCCGCCAAGTACGACGTGTCCTTCACCCTCAAAAACGTGCAGCTGGAGGACGAGGGCACCTACAACTGCTACGTCCTGAACCCCCCAGACCGGCACCGGGGCCACGGCAAGATCAGCCTGAAGGTGCTCACCAAAG agcccccgaAGCACGACTCGACGGTGGCCGTCATCGTGGGCGCCTCTGTGGGCGGCTTCTTGGCCGTGGTGATCCTGGTGCTGATGGTGGTGAAATGCGTGCGCcggaaaaagcagcagaggctcAACACGGACGACCAGAAGAcggaggaggaagggaagacGGACGGCGAAGGCAACCCGGACGAGGGCACCAAGTAA